One window from the genome of Erwinia sorbitola encodes:
- a CDS encoding sucrose-specific PTS transporter subunit IIBC gives MDFEKTARELLPLLGGRENIASAAHCATRLRLVMVDDELVQKDAIEALEGVKGCFRNAGQMQIIFGSGIVNKVHAAFVKVAGINESSKSEAADIAAQKLNPFQRIARVLSNIFVPIIPAIVASGLLMGLLGMVKTYGWVDAGSALFIMLDMCSSAAFIILPILIGFTAAREFGGNPYLGATLGGILTHPALTNAWGVASGFHTMNFFGLEIAMIGYQGTVFPVLLAVWFMSHCEKRLRRVIPDALDIILTPFLTVIISGFIALLIIGPAGRMLGDGISMVLSTLIAHAGWLAGLLFGGLYSVIVITGIHHSFHAIEAGLLGNPSIGVNFLLPIWSMANVAQGGACLAVWFKTRDIKVRSIVLPSAFSAMLGITEAAIFGVNLRYIKPFIAGLAGGALGGAWVVTMHVNMTAVGLTALPGMAIVQASSMLNYLIGMVIAFGTAFVLSLLLKIKFEVKA, from the coding sequence ATGGATTTTGAAAAAACAGCCCGGGAACTGCTGCCGTTACTCGGTGGACGGGAAAATATTGCCAGCGCCGCGCACTGCGCCACACGTCTGCGTCTGGTTATGGTCGATGATGAGTTAGTACAGAAGGACGCCATTGAAGCGCTGGAGGGCGTGAAAGGCTGCTTCCGCAACGCCGGGCAGATGCAGATTATTTTTGGCAGCGGCATCGTAAATAAAGTTCATGCCGCTTTTGTGAAGGTCGCCGGAATAAACGAATCCAGCAAGAGCGAAGCGGCTGATATTGCCGCGCAGAAACTTAATCCATTCCAGCGTATTGCACGGGTGCTATCGAATATCTTTGTGCCAATTATTCCGGCTATCGTTGCCTCAGGCCTGCTGATGGGGCTGCTGGGAATGGTGAAAACCTATGGCTGGGTCGATGCCGGTAGCGCACTGTTTATTATGCTGGATATGTGCAGCTCGGCGGCATTTATCATTCTGCCGATCCTGATTGGTTTTACCGCCGCACGAGAGTTTGGCGGTAATCCCTATCTTGGTGCCACTCTCGGCGGGATCCTCACCCACCCGGCGCTGACCAACGCATGGGGCGTCGCCAGCGGTTTCCATACCATGAATTTCTTTGGGCTGGAGATTGCGATGATCGGCTATCAGGGCACGGTATTCCCGGTGCTGCTGGCAGTGTGGTTTATGAGCCACTGTGAGAAGCGTCTGCGCCGGGTGATCCCCGATGCGCTGGATATCATTCTGACCCCGTTCCTGACGGTGATTATCTCCGGTTTTATCGCGCTGCTGATTATCGGCCCGGCGGGACGTATGCTCGGCGATGGTATCTCTATGGTGCTCAGTACGCTCATCGCCCACGCGGGATGGCTGGCCGGACTGCTGTTCGGCGGTCTGTACTCGGTGATTGTGATCACCGGTATCCACCACAGCTTCCATGCCATTGAGGCCGGATTATTGGGTAATCCGTCGATTGGCGTCAATTTCCTGTTGCCGATCTGGTCAATGGCGAATGTGGCACAGGGAGGGGCCTGCCTCGCGGTATGGTTTAAAACCCGCGATATAAAAGTGCGCAGCATCGTGCTGCCGTCGGCGTTTTCCGCCATGCTGGGTATTACCGAAGCGGCTATTTTTGGGGTTAACCTGCGCTATATTAAGCCCTTTATCGCCGGACTGGCAGGCGGTGCGCTCGGCGGTGCCTGGGTAGTCACCATGCATGTTAATATGACGGCCGTTGGCCTGACCGCCCTGCCGGGTATGGCGATTGTGCAGGCCAGCTCAATGCTTAACTATCTGATTGGCATGGTAATCGCCTTCGGTACGGCTTTTGTACTGTCACTGCTGCTGAAAATCAAATTTGAGGTGAAAGCATGA